In Zea mays cultivar B73 chromosome 7, Zm-B73-REFERENCE-NAM-5.0, whole genome shotgun sequence, the following proteins share a genomic window:
- the LOC100280727 gene encoding ubiquitin-protein ligase/ zinc ion binding protein isoform X1, which yields MLDRVAMSAEDSALAEDLQVEEVLRFSIQSGKACAVCKEGIRSLDASWKPENCDHVICIACFCQYAPETEATGLPRCAVASCDSLCNTETHQGTNVPRCTSISIEDMDRKGKKPLGSSTIQELGQCSRGASTNISSELYCAICMETVHIGESFPVDGCTHTFCISCVSQCIAAKVEENVLSIGCPAPGCKDGVLHPDACRDVIPAQLFQRWGAALCDSSLGSLKFYCPFKECSALLVDDPGHGEEVITNVECPHCCRMFCAQCKVPWHAGVTCAEFQRLGKDERGREDLLLRKVAQESKWQRCPKCKIYVERIEGCVFIICRCGHCFCYLCASPMSRDNHCCKTCNRTW from the exons ATGCTGGATCGGGTTGCCATGTCAGCTGAGGATTCTGCCCTGGCTGAAGATTTGCAGGTTGAAGAGGTTCTCCGGTTCTCAATTCAGTCGGGGAAGGCCTGTGCAGTTTGCAAAGAAGGCATCCGATCATTGGATGCCTCGTGGAAACCTGAAAATTGTGACCATGTCATCTGCATTGCCTGCTTCTGCCAGTATGCACCTGAGACTGAGGCCACTGGACTGCCCAGGTGCGCggtggcatcttgtgattctttGTGCAATACAGAGACACATCAGGGCACCAATGTGCCTCGGTGCACTTCGATCTCGATTGAAGACATGGACCGGAAAGGGAAGAAACCACTAGGTAGTAGTACAATTCAAGAGCTTGGTCAATGCTCTCGAGGTGCGAGCACAAATATCAGCAGTGAGTTATACTGTGCCATCTGCATGGAGACAGTGCACATCGGAGAGTCCTTTCCCGTGGATGGATGTACGCACACATTCTGCATCAGTTGTGTGAGCCAGTGCATTGCTGCGAAGGTTGAGGAGAATGTGCTGTCTATCGGCTGCCCTGCCCCGGGGTGCAAGGATGGTGTGTTGCACCCAGATGCATGCCGCGACGTGATCCCGGCGCAGCTGTTCCAGAGATGGGGTGCTGCGCTCTGTGACTCGTCATTGGGGTCACTCAAATTCTACTGCCCCTTCAAGGAATGCTCTGCTCTGTTGGTTGATGATCCTGGGCACGGTGAGGAGGTGATAACAAACGTGGAGTGCCCACACTGCTGCCGGATGTTCTGTGCCCAGTGCAAGGTTCCATGGCACGCCGGTGTCACTTGCGCGGAGTTCCAACGACTGGGGAAGGATGAGCGGGGCAGGGAGGACCTACTGCTGAGGAAGGTCGCGCAAGAGAGCAAGTGGCAGAGGTGCCCCAAGTGCAAGATATATGTGGAGAGGATCGAGGGCTGTGTATTCATCATCTGCAG GTGCGGGCACTGCTTCTGCTACCTTTGTGCATCCCCAATGTCTAGGGACAACCATTGTTGCAAAACCTGCAACCGAACCTGGTGA
- the LOC100280727 gene encoding ubiquitin-protein ligase/ zinc ion binding protein isoform 2 (isoform 2 is encoded by transcript variant 2), giving the protein MLDRVAMSAEDSALAEDLQVEEVLRFSIQSGKACAVCKEGIRSLDASWKPENCDHVICIACFCQYAPETEATGLPRCAVASCDSLCNTETHQGTNVPRCTSISIEDMDRKGKKPLGSSTIQELGQCSRGASTNISSELYCAICMETVHIGESFPVDGCTHTFCISCVSQCIAAKVEENVLSIGCPAPGCKDGVLHPDACRDVIPAQLFQRWGAALCDSSLGSLKFYCPFKECSALLVDDPGHGEEVITNVECPHCCRMFCAQCKVPWHAGVTCAEFQRLGKDERGREDLLLRKVAQESKWQRCPKCKIYVERIEGCVFIICRYSSQIKHSLH; this is encoded by the coding sequence ATGCTGGATCGGGTTGCCATGTCAGCTGAGGATTCTGCCCTGGCTGAAGATTTGCAGGTTGAAGAGGTTCTCCGGTTCTCAATTCAGTCGGGGAAGGCCTGTGCAGTTTGCAAAGAAGGCATCCGATCATTGGATGCCTCGTGGAAACCTGAAAATTGTGACCATGTCATCTGCATTGCCTGCTTCTGCCAGTATGCACCTGAGACTGAGGCCACTGGACTGCCCAGGTGCGCggtggcatcttgtgattctttGTGCAATACAGAGACACATCAGGGCACCAATGTGCCTCGGTGCACTTCGATCTCGATTGAAGACATGGACCGGAAAGGGAAGAAACCACTAGGTAGTAGTACAATTCAAGAGCTTGGTCAATGCTCTCGAGGTGCGAGCACAAATATCAGCAGTGAGTTATACTGTGCCATCTGCATGGAGACAGTGCACATCGGAGAGTCCTTTCCCGTGGATGGATGTACGCACACATTCTGCATCAGTTGTGTGAGCCAGTGCATTGCTGCGAAGGTTGAGGAGAATGTGCTGTCTATCGGCTGCCCTGCCCCGGGGTGCAAGGATGGTGTGTTGCACCCAGATGCATGCCGCGACGTGATCCCGGCGCAGCTGTTCCAGAGATGGGGTGCTGCGCTCTGTGACTCGTCATTGGGGTCACTCAAATTCTACTGCCCCTTCAAGGAATGCTCTGCTCTGTTGGTTGATGATCCTGGGCACGGTGAGGAGGTGATAACAAACGTGGAGTGCCCACACTGCTGCCGGATGTTCTGTGCCCAGTGCAAGGTTCCATGGCACGCCGGTGTCACTTGCGCGGAGTTCCAACGACTGGGGAAGGATGAGCGGGGCAGGGAGGACCTACTGCTGAGGAAGGTCGCGCAAGAGAGCAAGTGGCAGAGGTGCCCCAAGTGCAAGATATATGTGGAGAGGATCGAGGGCTGTGTATTCATCATCTGCAGGTACTCCTCACAAATAAAACATTCATTACACTGA